CCTCCTTCCTAACCGATTCTCACCGCTTCCCGCGGATACTGATATTTGGTCGGCTTCTGACGTTGCACCAGCATCAATGCCAAAGTAAGAGGCCCAAAGCGACCGACAAACATAGTCAGAATAATGATCAAGTGGCCGGCCGTGGTCAAATCAGGGGTGATGCCGGTGGATAGACCCACCGTGCCAAAAGCCGAAACCGTCTCAAAGAAAAGGTAAAGGAATCTGACATCCTCTGTCATGGTGAGCACCAGAACCACGATGGATACGAGCCCCAGTGACAGTGCCACCACCGCCATGGCACGGTAGACTTGTTGAACGGCGAATTCCCGGCCGAAAACCCCGGCATTCTCTCTGCCTCGAAGGGAACTCCATATGGTGGTAGCCAGCATGCCAAAGGTGTTGACCTTTATGCCTCCGGCAGTGGAACCTGCCGCCCCACCGATGAACATCAGCAGGATGGTGACAAAAAGGGTGACCTCTTTGAGGCCGCCGACGTCGAAGGTAGTGAAACCAGCCGTTCGGGGTGATACCGACTGAAAAAAGGCAACCAGTATTTTCTGGGGAAACGCAAGCGGACCGAGGGTTGCCGCATTAGAGTATTCGGTCAGGAGAATAATGATCGTCCCCAGCCCTAACAGTACTCCGGTGGTGCTGAGCACAATTTTGGTATCCAGGGAAAATCGATTCAGACGACGAGCAGTGAACACATTTGCCAGTACGATGAAACTGATGCCGCCGAGAAATACCAGCGTGGCGGTTACCAGGATGACCAGTGTGTCAGTCTGATAATCCATCAGACTGCGGAAATTGCCGAAGATATCAAAGCCGGCATTATTGAAAGCGGAGACCGATAGAAAGACCGATCTCCACAAGGCCGTCCCTGTGGAACTTTCAGTAGAAAAATGTATGTAGAACAAAGCGGCGCCGATGATCTCCGTAACCGCAACGAAAATGGCGATCCTTTTTACCAGGCCTACCAGGCCCCCTAACCGCTCCAAACCCATCGATTCAGCGATGAGGAGCCGTTCCTGAAGTCCGATTCTCCGGCCCAGCGCGATA
This Dehalococcoidia bacterium DNA region includes the following protein-coding sequences:
- a CDS encoding TrkH family potassium uptake protein yields the protein MPIFDLEERKYRREQSVSILRIPRSNPWRVPLTLIPQPKEDGISPMSLIYGFAAIIAVGTILLCLPISSRSGHFTSLLDALFTSTSATCVTGLVVVDTGTHWNSFGQGVILALIQIGGLGFMTSATLFLIALGRRIGLQERLLIAESMGLERLGGLVGLVKRIAIFVAVTEIIGAALFYIHFSTESSTGTALWRSVFLSVSAFNNAGFDIFGNFRSLMDYQTDTLVILVTATLVFLGGISFIVLANVFTARRLNRFSLDTKIVLSTTGVLLGLGTIIILLTEYSNAATLGPLAFPQKILVAFFQSVSPRTAGFTTFDVGGLKEVTLFVTILLMFIGGAAGSTAGGIKVNTFGMLATTIWSSLRGRENAGVFGREFAVQQVYRAMAVVALSLGLVSIVVLVLTMTEDVRFLYLFFETVSAFGTVGLSTGITPDLTTAGHLIIILTMFVGRFGPLTLALMLVQRQKPTKYQYPREAVRIG